The bacterium genomic sequence TTGGTTCCTTAACTTCACCCCTAACAAATAGAGCAACTTTATCTTCTTTCAGTTTATCTCTCAAAACTTCTTGTAATGCTTTAGCTTTTACTTTTTTAGGGAGTTTTTCAACGTATTCCTTTGGTTTAGGTCCAAATACAACTCCTCCATGTCTCCATAAAGGGTTTCGAATAGACCCTACTCTTGCTCGCCCGGTACCTTTTTGTCTCCAAGGTTTTCTGCCACCGCCAGAAACTTCGCTTCTTGTCTTTGTTGAGGCAGTACCTTGTCTTTGATTAGTAAGGTAAGCTTTGACATAATAGTATATAACTGCCTTGTTTAGAGGCGGTGCAATAATTTCCGCTGCAACAGATTCTTCGGAGATAATTTCACCTTCAATATTGTAAACTGGTATTTTTTTCATTTTTCAAACCTTAATTAGATGTTATTTTTTTAACGCTTTTTTGATAATAATGTAGTTTCCAACGCTACCTGGTACTGCCCCCTTAATAAGAATCAGATGGGATTCAGGAATAATTTT encodes the following:
- the rplD gene encoding 50S ribosomal protein L4, with the translated sequence MKKIPVYNIEGEIISEESVAAEIIAPPLNKAVIYYYVKAYLTNQRQGTASTKTRSEVSGGGRKPWRQKGTGRARVGSIRNPLWRHGGVVFGPKPKEYVEKLPKKVKAKALQEVLRDKLKEDKVALFVRGEVKEPKTSIFSSFLKKTGFEKDKILFVLNKSNKENEALVKSIRNLNLVEYDYSDQLNAYEIIKADRVIVENEVFGTLMQYLGEKNGS